A genomic stretch from Bordetella sp. N includes:
- the alr gene encoding alanine racemase → MAELPAFRQLRPGRPAPPAGLRTQVADAPAPGSAAVPRRVHARVDAGAVAHNLATLRGLTRSDGPAPRIWATVKADAYGHGVARVLPGLADADGLAVAQLADAHACREAGWNGPILVYGGLLDADDISLISMPGLHLVISHPAQLDWLASADATLPALSIWLRYAGDLGMNGFDALSYLDAYRRGVALMDSGRVVTVGHFQHYGQGECRASVARADADLDALISGLPGPRSAGNSASLLHSLVDAPAAGAATARSRADWVRPGLALYGASPLPGLDGAALGLRPAMSLHSRLISVRTVAAGERLGYGGAFVAPRAMRVGLVGCGYGDGYPRLAPAGTPVSVGGVLVDTLGIVTMDSLLVDLTHAPAADIGTGVTLWGSEELPVEVVARHAGTIAAALLTSLTGRVAFINAF, encoded by the coding sequence ATGGCTGAGCTCCCTGCGTTCCGGCAGTTGCGTCCAGGCCGACCCGCGCCGCCGGCCGGCTTGCGCACGCAGGTCGCGGACGCGCCTGCACCGGGAAGTGCAGCTGTCCCTCGCCGCGTGCACGCGCGCGTCGATGCGGGTGCGGTGGCGCACAATCTGGCGACCCTGCGTGGTCTGACGCGGTCCGACGGGCCGGCGCCGCGCATCTGGGCGACGGTCAAAGCAGATGCCTATGGGCACGGCGTGGCGCGCGTGCTGCCGGGACTCGCTGACGCCGATGGCCTGGCGGTGGCGCAGCTTGCGGATGCGCATGCCTGCCGGGAAGCGGGCTGGAACGGCCCCATCCTGGTGTACGGCGGCCTGCTCGACGCTGACGATATTTCTCTGATCTCCATGCCTGGCCTGCATCTGGTCATCTCGCATCCGGCCCAGCTCGACTGGCTGGCAAGCGCGGATGCCACCTTGCCCGCCCTGTCGATTTGGCTGCGTTATGCCGGCGACCTGGGCATGAATGGGTTCGATGCGCTCAGTTATCTGGATGCCTACCGGCGCGGCGTGGCCCTGATGGACAGCGGCCGGGTCGTGACGGTCGGGCATTTCCAGCACTATGGCCAGGGCGAGTGCCGCGCCAGCGTGGCGCGCGCGGACGCCGACCTGGATGCCTTGATCAGCGGGCTGCCGGGCCCGCGCAGCGCGGGCAACTCCGCGTCCTTGCTGCATTCGCTCGTGGATGCCCCGGCCGCTGGCGCAGCCACGGCGCGGTCCCGCGCGGATTGGGTGCGGCCCGGCCTGGCCTTGTACGGCGCCAGTCCCTTGCCTGGCCTGGATGGCGCCGCCTTGGGCTTGCGACCAGCGATGTCGCTGCATTCACGTCTGATCAGTGTGCGTACGGTCGCGGCCGGCGAGCGCCTGGGATACGGCGGCGCCTTCGTCGCCCCGCGCGCCATGCGTGTGGGACTGGTCGGTTGTGGTTATGGCGACGGCTATCCGCGGCTTGCGCCGGCCGGCACGCCGGTGAGCGTCGGTGGCGTGCTGGTGGATACGCTGGGCATCGTCACCATGGACAGTCTGCTGGTCGATCTGACCCACGCGCCCGCCGCGGATATCGGTACTGGCGTGACCCTGTGGGGCAGCGAAGAACTGCCGGTGGAAGTCGTCGCCCGCCATGCCGGCACGATCGCGGCGGCGTTGCTGACGTCGCTCACCGGCCGCGTGGCCTTCATCAACGCATTTTGA
- a CDS encoding SDR family oxidoreductase: MNATLSKKIALVTGAGSGVGRMTAIALLNDGWTVVLAGRRAEPLQTLAAEAEARGQTALAVPTDVTSPESVQALFDKIESQYGRLDMLFNNAGVNAPAVPMDELPLEKWFAAINTNVTGVFLCARAAFGLMRRQSPQGGRIINNGSISAHTPRPFTAPYTASKHAVTGLTKALSLDGRAFNIVAGQIDIGNALTELSERMTRGVLQANGTTAPEPMMDAQHVANAVKHMASLPLDANVLTMTVMASNMPFVGRG; this comes from the coding sequence TTGAACGCCACCCTCTCCAAGAAAATCGCTCTCGTCACCGGCGCCGGCAGCGGCGTGGGACGCATGACGGCGATCGCGCTGCTGAACGACGGCTGGACGGTCGTGCTGGCAGGCCGCCGCGCGGAGCCCTTGCAGACGCTGGCGGCAGAGGCCGAAGCGCGTGGCCAGACGGCCCTGGCGGTACCCACTGACGTGACCAGCCCTGAAAGCGTGCAGGCCCTGTTCGACAAGATCGAAAGCCAATACGGCCGTCTGGACATGCTGTTCAACAACGCCGGCGTGAACGCGCCCGCGGTGCCGATGGACGAACTGCCGCTGGAAAAGTGGTTCGCCGCCATCAACACCAACGTGACCGGCGTATTCCTGTGCGCCCGCGCCGCCTTCGGCCTGATGCGGCGCCAGTCGCCGCAGGGTGGGCGCATCATCAATAACGGTTCGATCTCGGCGCATACGCCGCGCCCCTTCACCGCGCCGTACACCGCCAGCAAGCACGCGGTCACGGGCCTGACCAAGGCTTTGTCGCTGGACGGCCGCGCCTTCAACATCGTGGCTGGCCAGATCGACATCGGCAATGCGCTGACGGAACTGTCCGAACGCATGACGCGCGGCGTGTTGCAGGCCAATGGCACCACGGCGCCGGAACCCATGATGGACGCGCAGCACGTCGCCAACGCAGTCAAGCACATGGCGTCGTTGCCGCTGGATGCGAACGTGCTGACCATGACGGTGATGGCCAGCAACATGCCCTTCGTCGGCCGCGGCTGA
- a CDS encoding STAS domain-containing protein — protein MTLATEKAGDTLVVALQGQINSANATAIEGELLEQLENGERKIVLDLAGLNYISSAGLRVILLLAKKLKQQGGALALCQIQPQVSEVFEISGFLTILTVVDTRADALARLG, from the coding sequence ATGACTCTCGCAACCGAAAAAGCTGGCGACACACTGGTCGTCGCGCTGCAGGGACAAATCAACAGCGCCAACGCCACCGCCATCGAAGGCGAACTGCTGGAACAGCTGGAAAACGGCGAGCGCAAGATCGTGCTCGACCTGGCTGGCTTGAACTACATCTCCAGCGCCGGCTTGCGCGTGATCCTGCTGCTGGCCAAGAAGCTCAAGCAGCAAGGCGGCGCGCTGGCCCTGTGCCAGATCCAGCCCCAGGTCAGCGAAGTGTTTGAGATCAGCGGCTTTCTGACCATCCTTACCGTCGTCGACACCCGCGCGGACGCCCTGGCCCGCCTCGGCTGA
- a CDS encoding fumarylacetoacetate hydrolase family protein: MTDYVFPLPAPTTLPIAGTAQLFPVGRVYCIGRNYRWRADEAAPTTMPAWFMKPASAVIPAEVVLPYPPETAEFCHEIELVVAIGRGGRDIDPADVEANHIWGYAAGLDMTRRDLQQEAKRAGGPWEPAKAFDYSAPCTPLVPAKSCGHPKQGAIWLSVNGIERQRADVADLLWSVPELIAMLSRSVTLAPGDLVFTGTPVGVAPLQPGDVVTAGVDGIGQLSMIVSSPPGANPGALRGADASHSRQAYA, from the coding sequence ATGACGGACTACGTATTTCCTTTGCCGGCACCGACCACGCTGCCGATCGCGGGCACGGCCCAGCTGTTTCCCGTGGGGCGCGTCTACTGCATCGGCCGCAACTATCGCTGGCGCGCGGATGAAGCCGCGCCGACGACGATGCCGGCGTGGTTCATGAAGCCGGCCAGCGCCGTCATCCCCGCCGAGGTGGTCCTGCCTTATCCGCCGGAAACGGCGGAGTTCTGCCATGAAATCGAATTGGTGGTCGCCATCGGCCGCGGCGGCCGCGATATCGACCCCGCTGACGTCGAAGCCAACCATATCTGGGGCTATGCCGCGGGGCTGGACATGACGCGTCGCGACCTGCAACAGGAAGCCAAGCGCGCGGGCGGTCCCTGGGAACCCGCCAAGGCCTTCGACTACTCCGCGCCATGCACGCCGCTGGTGCCCGCCAAGTCTTGCGGCCATCCGAAGCAGGGCGCGATCTGGTTGTCGGTCAACGGCATCGAACGCCAGCGCGCCGACGTGGCCGACCTGTTGTGGTCGGTACCGGAGCTGATCGCGATGCTGTCGCGGTCCGTGACCCTGGCGCCAGGGGACCTGGTCTTCACCGGCACGCCCGTGGGCGTGGCGCCGCTACAGCCTGGCGATGTCGTCACGGCCGGCGTCGACGGCATAGGCCAGTTGTCCATGATCGTGTCCAGTCCGCCCGGCGCCAACCCCGGCGCCTTGCGCGGCGCGGATGCCAGCCATAGCCGGCAGGCCTATGCCTGA
- a CDS encoding Na/Pi symporter, with protein sequence MLTIAELLSGLGLLFIGLRLIGQHLRQAMGHRVRSALHMATASRWSGLFAGALAGAITQSSNAVTLITANLVHGRVLSVNQAAPVVAGANAGTALLVFLATLDIRLVVLYLVAAAGLSLHFKLDYHALRRDWIWAGLGLALLFMGLDFIKHAPDALTINDWHALLGDGLSSPIALVLGVIIAVATQSASTATILAVASLHTGFMQFEAAFWIMTGANLGSGLAVLLSGSGLKGSGRQLCLVHVMVKCGGSVLVAAAWLIYSMRAGGVTVPASQAASLLAVLFLAMQLVGALPVTLLRDRAIKLTERLTPADPVEQASQPHFIYDRAAEDPVNALGLARMERDRLTVALPSLLPDLDQEAGAAPAQRRHLLAGHRNVAAQTAGFLLAVAGRGLTRKDLARAAHEQSSLENLQALQDTMAEFSGIVDDWEGERPRLLFNLCEGLRTQICLLADTIGTDGVADPHDLDVLIQLTGDRGELLERLRRQVMASDAHDNEQARELLMATRLFERAVWLVRRIAIARRENTAGTPDDGAGALAGEAAAPGASTPGASAQVSSNA encoded by the coding sequence ATGCTCACCATTGCTGAACTCCTTTCAGGCCTTGGACTACTGTTCATCGGCTTGCGCCTGATCGGGCAGCATCTGCGGCAAGCCATGGGCCATCGCGTCCGCTCGGCGCTGCACATGGCCACGGCTTCCCGCTGGAGCGGCCTGTTTGCCGGCGCCCTGGCCGGCGCCATCACCCAATCCAGCAATGCCGTCACCCTGATCACGGCCAATCTGGTCCACGGCCGCGTGCTGTCCGTGAACCAGGCGGCGCCTGTCGTCGCCGGCGCCAACGCGGGCACTGCCCTGCTGGTCTTCCTGGCCACCCTGGACATCCGCCTGGTGGTGCTCTACCTGGTGGCGGCCGCCGGCCTGTCCCTGCACTTCAAGCTTGACTATCACGCCTTGCGGCGCGACTGGATCTGGGCCGGCCTGGGGCTGGCGCTGCTGTTCATGGGGCTGGATTTCATCAAGCACGCGCCGGATGCCCTGACGATCAATGACTGGCACGCGCTGCTGGGCGACGGCCTGTCTTCGCCGATCGCGCTGGTGCTGGGTGTGATCATCGCCGTGGCGACCCAATCGGCGTCCACGGCCACCATCCTGGCGGTGGCATCGCTGCATACGGGCTTCATGCAGTTCGAAGCGGCTTTCTGGATAATGACCGGCGCCAATCTGGGCAGCGGACTGGCGGTGCTCTTGTCCGGCAGCGGACTGAAGGGCAGCGGCCGTCAGTTGTGCCTGGTGCACGTGATGGTCAAGTGCGGGGGCTCCGTGCTCGTGGCCGCGGCGTGGCTGATCTACTCGATGCGCGCCGGCGGCGTCACCGTGCCCGCCAGCCAGGCCGCGTCGCTGTTGGCCGTGCTGTTCCTGGCGATGCAGCTGGTCGGCGCCCTGCCCGTCACCTTGTTGCGCGACCGTGCGATCAAACTGACGGAACGCCTGACGCCGGCCGATCCGGTCGAACAGGCCAGCCAGCCGCACTTCATCTACGATCGCGCCGCCGAGGATCCGGTCAATGCACTGGGCCTGGCGCGCATGGAGCGCGACCGTCTGACCGTCGCCCTGCCCTCGCTGCTGCCCGACCTCGATCAGGAAGCCGGCGCGGCGCCCGCGCAACGCCGCCATCTGCTGGCCGGCCATCGCAACGTCGCCGCGCAGACCGCCGGCTTCCTGCTGGCCGTCGCCGGGCGCGGCCTGACCCGCAAGGACCTGGCGCGCGCGGCGCATGAGCAATCCAGCCTGGAGAACCTGCAGGCTCTCCAGGACACCATGGCCGAATTCAGCGGCATCGTCGACGATTGGGAAGGCGAGCGCCCGCGCCTGCTGTTCAATCTGTGCGAAGGCTTGCGGACCCAGATCTGCCTGCTGGCCGACACCATCGGTACCGATGGCGTGGCCGACCCGCATGACCTGGACGTGTTGATTCAGCTGACCGGTGATCGCGGCGAGCTGCTCGAACGCCTGCGCCGTCAGGTGATGGCGTCGGACGCCCACGACAATGAGCAGGCCCGCGAACTGTTGATGGCGACCCGGCTGTTCGAACGCGCCGTGTGGCTGGTGCGGCGCATCGCCATCGCGCGGCGCGAGAACACGGCCGGCACGCCGGATGACGGCGCGGGCGCGCTTGCCGGCGAAGCGGCGGCGCCCGGCGCGTCGACGCCCGGCGCCTCGGCGCAGGTTTCATCCAACGCCTGA
- a CDS encoding ATP-binding protein, whose protein sequence is MPDDTLSLRPDDDPIGRALQWLEAIADRDDWAAKARFGLTLSVDEALTNILAYAFKPPGDAGAEPVIQLVHGANERELSVEIADNGHAFDPTSLDIADVALTLDEAEVGGHGLRLMRHYLKAFNYRRDGPWNRLTLIMERPAN, encoded by the coding sequence ATGCCCGACGACACGCTGTCCTTGCGACCTGATGACGACCCGATAGGGCGCGCCCTGCAATGGCTCGAAGCCATTGCGGACCGTGATGACTGGGCGGCCAAAGCGCGCTTCGGCCTGACGTTGAGCGTCGACGAAGCGCTGACCAATATCCTCGCTTACGCCTTCAAGCCGCCTGGCGATGCGGGCGCTGAACCCGTCATCCAACTCGTCCATGGGGCGAATGAGCGCGAGCTGAGTGTCGAGATCGCGGACAACGGCCATGCTTTCGATCCCACCAGCCTGGACATCGCCGACGTGGCGTTGACCCTGGACGAAGCCGAGGTCGGCGGACATGGTCTGCGCTTGATGCGGCATTACCTGAAGGCCTTCAACTACCGCCGCGACGGCCCGTGGAATCGCCTGACCCTGATTATGGAGCGTCCGGCGAACTGA
- a CDS encoding tripartite tricarboxylate transporter substrate binding protein, producing MQFNTLFKALAATTVTAALAVAPTLAAAQNYPDHPIRVIVPAPPGGGIDIIARVVGEKLSTALGQAVIVDNRPGASNNLGTELLSHAKPDGYTIGIVGGSHNINKFLFKNLGWDPEKSFAPIVYTHEIPLVFAIYPKVPAKTLPELVAYMKAHPDEAKVATSGRGSAQEMAAEMFKMASGVPMLMIPYKGSSAAHPDLLAGRTLLYIDTISAIQEQVKSGNVRAVAVSSVKRAKALPDVPTADEQGFKGYDANTNGGFLAPAGTPKAIVDKLNAEINKALQMPDVRSKLEAAGIDIQGGSPEDYAKVIHSDLEKWGKVIKQAGIEPE from the coding sequence ATGCAATTCAATACCTTGTTCAAGGCGCTCGCCGCCACCACCGTCACCGCCGCGCTGGCGGTGGCGCCCACCTTGGCGGCCGCGCAGAACTACCCCGACCACCCCATCCGCGTCATCGTGCCCGCGCCTCCGGGCGGCGGCATCGACATCATCGCCCGTGTTGTAGGCGAGAAGCTGTCGACCGCGCTGGGCCAGGCGGTGATCGTGGACAACCGTCCCGGTGCGTCCAACAATCTGGGCACCGAACTGTTGTCCCATGCCAAGCCGGATGGCTACACGATAGGCATCGTGGGCGGCAGCCACAACATCAACAAGTTCCTGTTCAAGAACCTGGGCTGGGATCCGGAGAAGAGCTTCGCGCCCATCGTCTACACGCACGAAATTCCCCTGGTGTTCGCGATTTACCCCAAGGTCCCCGCCAAGACCTTGCCTGAGCTGGTCGCCTACATGAAGGCGCATCCGGACGAAGCCAAGGTGGCGACGTCCGGCCGTGGCAGCGCACAGGAGATGGCCGCCGAAATGTTCAAGATGGCCAGCGGCGTGCCGATGCTGATGATTCCCTATAAGGGCTCGTCGGCCGCGCATCCGGACCTGCTCGCGGGCCGCACGCTGCTCTACATCGACACGATCAGCGCGATCCAGGAACAGGTGAAGTCCGGCAATGTGCGCGCCGTCGCGGTGTCATCGGTCAAGCGCGCCAAGGCTTTGCCGGACGTGCCCACCGCCGACGAGCAAGGCTTCAAGGGCTATGACGCGAACACCAATGGCGGCTTCCTGGCGCCTGCCGGCACGCCCAAGGCCATCGTCGACAAGCTCAATGCCGAGATCAACAAGGCCTTGCAGATGCCCGATGTGCGTTCCAAGCTGGAAGCGGCGGGCATCGATATCCAGGGCGGTTCACCGGAGGACTACGCCAAGGTGATTCACTCTGACCTTGAGAAGTGGGGCAAGGTGATCAAGCAGGCGGGTATCGAGCCGGAATAA